The sequence ATCCCCGTCGAAACCGGTCGCCCCCTTTCTTCAAGGTCGTGAAACGTACAACGTAAGAGGAGGGAATCGCTGGAAGGATTCGGCCAGTCGATCTACCCTCACTCCGCCTTAAAGGCAGATAGTCATCATACAGCACAGATCAATGGGATACCAGAACCGCCTGGAATGACACCAGCAACTTCCTAGAGACCGTGAATTACATGGCTCTGCGGGAGAGAAGGGTCTATGCTGAACAATAGATGGATGCACGCAAACCAGGCTACGAGGTCGAAACCACCGGTTACCATATGGGAGCGACCGCGTATCAGATTCGGACGCTGCTCGATCGGCGGCAGTTCTCAGACCCTGACGGTTGCGCAGAACGGGCCGGGATTTCCTCCGCCTCCTGGCCGATTTTCGGCGTCGTGTGGCCATCGGGGCTGGCGCTGGCGGAAGAGATGAGCCGATTCCCCATCGAGGGCAAAACCATTCTGGAAGTCGGCTGTGGTATCGGCTTGCCCAGTCTCGTCCTGCGGCGGCGCGGCGCCAACATCACCGCGACGGATTACCATCCATTGGCGGAAGAATTTCTCCGGCACAACACCGATCTGAACGGACTCGCGCCGATCCATTTTTTCAGAACGGCATGGCTGGAACCAAATCTCGACCTCGGCCGCTTTGACTTGATTATCGGCAGCGATCTGCTCTATGAGCGGGACCATCCCTCGTTGCTCGCGGGATTTCTCGCCGACCACGCCAACCCGGCCTGCCAAATTCTCCTCGTCGATCCAGGAAGAAGCCGTTGCGGCCAGTTCAGCTCCCACATGGCCTCCCAAGGCTATGACCGCACCGAGTGGCGCATCCGCTTGCCGGAGAGAAACATGCCCTTTTTCCCAGGCCGGCTGCTCAGCTTCGTCCGCGCCCACGCGTAAAACAGCCTCTCTCCCTTACGCGCTCTTAAAGCGCGTCACTTTCGCAAACATGATGGCAATAAATGGGAGCGTAAGCCCTAACAGCAATTGGATGATCAGCAGCGGGCCGAGCTGGCTGTAGTCAGCGGGCGTTTGAATCGCGCCGGTCGCCGCATCCTTCACCTCCCGCGTGACGACAAAGATCTCGTTCAAGTATTTGGTGCCGAGCTGGCTGAAGGAGAGAGCGAGATTGGTGAATGAGGCCATGACGGCAAAGAAGGTCGCTTTCAAATTCGCCGGTGCCGAGTTGGCGATCCAGGCCAGCATGGGGACCATGGAGATCTGGCCCAGCGGGGATTCCAGCGCCGTATCGATCAGCGCGATAAACCGCGCATCGACGACCCCGCCGGTCATCCTGGCCGTCCATTCGTGCAAGCCGTAGAACATGCTCACGATCGGCAGCGCCAGAAGGGTGCCGATGACCGTGAGAAATCCGACGACATAGGCGATGGAGCGCTCGGCCATGAAGCGCCGGAACACGAACATGCCCACCAAGGTCAGCGTGCTGCCGATCAAGGAGAGCACCGAGAGAAACTGTTGATCGAACTTCAGATGGTCGATCATCCACCAAGTCGCGCCTGGCCCTGAACCGGGAATCGCGCGAAAGAGAAAAACCACGACCGCCGTGCCGACGAGGGTGAATCGTTTATCCGGCTCCAATTCGCGGACCAATTTCGCCATCAGAAAGAGCACGATCCCCATGGACCCGGCAAAGACAATCTCTTCGCTGTAGGCAAAGCCGCCGAAGCCCACCGTCAGCGTAAAGAGGACGAAGGCGAGGCTGCCGCCGAGAATCCACCAGTTCGGTGTCGTCGGTTCGCCTGACTCCTCCCGCGCCTGCACCATCTGCGCAGCCTGCGCCTGTGAGAACCCCTGTTGCAGCAACTGTTGGCGCTGTTGCCTCCGCAGCCACCAAGCCACAACCAGCCCGAGGACAGACACACAGGGGATCACCAGCGCCATCAAATAAATACGCTGGTAGATCTTGACCAGTTCTGCCTGTGGCAATCCTTCAGTGCCGCTGAACATGGAGACATTGACCAGAGCCACCAGGATGCCGCCGCCGATGATGGCCACACGTCCGAGCGTTTGCATCGTCGTGTGCATGAGCTTGCGCGCCGCCTCGTCGAACGGCTGGCCGCGTTCATCGACACGTGGCACCGCTTCGACCGTCATCGCATCCGCCACGGCATCCTGAAGGACGTAGCCGATGGGGGCGAGCAGGGTGCTGATGACGAACCAGACTTCCGCCGGGAGGATCGCCGTCATCGCCTCGCGATGGCCGATGAGCGCCGCCATGATGCCGAGACTGGCAGCCAGGAATCCGGCGCCCAGCCCCACCAGCCAGCCTTTCCATCGCCACAGGAGATCAACCGTATGCCCGATCGGCATCTTGAGGGCCCAGGGAATGCCGGCCCAGAATCCCAGCGCGGCAAGGAAGGAGGCCGAGAGACCCAGATACTCTTTCACGAAAAATGTGCCGACGATGCCGGTCAGACCGGAAATGCCGTAGGCCATATAGACCATCAGCGGCGGCAGGTAGGAGAGGCGCATGTCTCGTCCGAGCGAGAGAATATTGCGATCGACCCACTGAGCCAGTTGTGTGATCATCGTTAGGAGCACGCCGTGGTGATCTGCCGCCGCTCAACCAG comes from Nitrospira sp. and encodes:
- a CDS encoding methyltransferase domain-containing protein, translating into MDARKPGYEVETTGYHMGATAYQIRTLLDRRQFSDPDGCAERAGISSASWPIFGVVWPSGLALAEEMSRFPIEGKTILEVGCGIGLPSLVLRRRGANITATDYHPLAEEFLRHNTDLNGLAPIHFFRTAWLEPNLDLGRFDLIIGSDLLYERDHPSLLAGFLADHANPACQILLVDPGRSRCGQFSSHMASQGYDRTEWRIRLPERNMPFFPGRLLSFVRAHA